Within Phaeodactylum tricornutum CCAP 1055/1 chromosome 15, whole genome shotgun sequence, the genomic segment AGAACGCAATTCGAGATAGGCAACGTGATGTGCTGCGAAATCTTCCAGAGCTTCCTGCGTTATTCTTCGCAGTGCCGACAAGTCGTTAACGCAAGCCGGAATTTCGGCAAATATATCGAAGCAGTTCTGCAGAGATCGTGGCATGATATTGTACATGCTGTGGTGCTCGCCATTGTTTGGGGGTGAAGCGAGGTTCTCGTGGAGCGGTTCCGCAGAAAAGTGCCTGTTACTCAGCGTCGCGCCTCTCTCGTGAGCTAGATCCATCAAGGTTTCGTGCCGAATGCATCCGTTCAAATGCGCGTGTAGTTCGACTTTCGGGATCCGACGCAGATACTCCGATACAGAAACAGCTTTTCCAGGACAACCATGATCACTCATGAAAAAAAAACCTATTCGGCTTGCCAATGGCACCGAACAGACGAAGTAGGCAGATGATGAAACTCTtgtcttcacagtcagacgtTGCCAAAGAAGAACAAAACAATTTCTACCGAATCTTGGTAGAACCCATGTCTGCGACTCGTGACTCGAAGGAAATCAAACAAGACCGACGTGACGTACTTGACACGATGGGGAAGACGGAAGGTCTGTTCGTGTTGATGGTGATCGAGTGATCGATCCTCTCGGTTGCGAAAATGGCCGATAGTTTCCTCACAATCAGTGCGTCGGATTCACCGTCACCGCCCAACGATTGACTGTGTGGAGGAGGGCAATCGACACTTGGCTGACGAACGGCACCGCAGCCGAGCTATCTTCAATTCATCAAACTGCTTCACTTCGCGGTGATCTCTGTAAAGCTGATCGCTGCATCCGTATCCCCCAGCGACAATGTGCGGCCGTACGAACAATGTCGAAGCGATAGTAACCACACGCAGAAGACAAGCCCTTGGGCCAGTCTGTAACATGTTCGTCGTTTACATCGTAGCTTTTCTATCCACACCCGTGCCGGTCCTTGCGTTTGTCCCCTCCCCGTATCGACCAAGGTTCACGCATTTCCGTACCACGGCAGCAGCAGGAAGAACATCGACTACGGAGTTATCCATGGTCTTTGATTTTTTCAAAGAGCGTTCTAAAGAAGGGTTGGGCCAGCTGGAAAAGTTGAAGGAATCGGCCTCTCGTGGAGAGCTCGGCAAAGGATTGAAAGAGGCGGCGTCCTACACGAGCCAAACCAACCAAGCCTTTGCCACCGGTCTCGCCAAGAGTCGCAATCGCCTACTCCAAAACATTGAAGGACTCTTTACGGGGGTTTCGCCCGAACAAGTCCTGGATGATTTGCAAGATATTCTCTTACAAGCAGATCTCGGAACAAAAACTGCCGAAGACATTGTTGCCGAAGTCAAGAGTTTACGAGAGGATTCCACCAAAATGCTTTCCAAGGATGACTTGAAGAGTATTATGAGGGGTAAACTCATTGAAGCCCTCAATACGGAACTTTCCGGAGCCATCCAATTCAGTCCTCTGGTTGACAAAACACCAACAGTTTTATTTGTCATGGGGGCCAATGGAATGGGTAAAACTACAACAATCGGCAAACTCGCACATCGTCTCCGCAACGAAGGCAATCAGACCGTCCTTTTGGCTGCTTGTGATACCTTCCGGGCTGGTGCCGTCGAACAACTCCAACAATGGGCCGAACGGGCCCAGGTAGATATGGTTGGACCATCCACAAAAGTCACGACACCGAGTGCCGTCTTGTACGCAGCTCTCGACAAGGGTATTGCGGAAAAATACGACACAATTCTGGTCGATACGTCCGGAAGATTGAGCAATAACGATCAACTGACGGCCGAACtaaagaaaatgaaaaaggtAATCCAAAAACGTCTTTCACGAGAAAACGATGAGGAAGGTAAACCCTTACCCAACCTTCAAGTACCACACGAAACATTACTCGTTCTAGATGCAGCGCAAGGCCGTATGGCACTAGACTCGGCTAAAGTGTGGAACGAAGAAATTGGATTGTCGGGATTAATTCTGACAAAACTGGATGGCAGTGCACGGGGAGGCAGCGTGGTGGCAATTAGTCGCGATATACAACTTCCAGTGAAGCTGATTGGAGTTGGGGAAGGGATTGAAGATTTGCGAGATGTAAGTTGCCGTCGGAGCGAGACAAAGCTGAACATTGCGGCCTGGAGCTCACCCGTTGTCTACTTCGCTGGTGCTGACAACTTTAGTTTGAATCAGAACGCTTCGTTGACGGTCTCCTGGGTATCGGTGCGGCTGGTGGTGGATCGTCGACGAGCGAAGGAGCCAAGCTAGCGGCGCGGCTGAAGCAAATGCGTAAGGAACGGGACGCTCGCGCTAAACTCAAAAAGGAAGTCTCGCCGATAGGAAGCGCCACATCATCTGCGTCCGTGCCCAGCAATCCTAACCAATATCAAGCCCAGAAACCAAATCGGCCGaaaaataaaaagaaaaaaggaaaaaagtAAAGTAGACTATAGTGCCGACATGTTATCCTGCTTTCTGTCAATTACATTAATTGAAGTTTCAAGAAGTGAGAACCGTGCATTCATTTATCACCTCTATACGAGACCTACAAAGCAATTACTTGTTCACTTAGAATACTGGTTCAGTCTGTATCGTGGCGATGGATTAGTTTGGGATTGGCTAGTCCTAAATCTCTACGTTACGGAGTGGTTGACGGCTTATTTTTAAAGTTGGTGTAAGGCATCAGGGTTTTTACGAAAAACAGGCATCTCCGAATTCACCAAAAAGCGTGTCGATTTCAACTATAGAAAAGATTCGTTGATACGGATTTCTTAAACACTCGAACGGAAGAAAAACGTCAAAATGCAGTAAGGCCTTCCTACTTATAGCGTTCCGGTTCTCAACGCACGATATGCCcacattttgctttttcaGTTTTCCTGTGTTAGCGTTGAACAATAGACAGTCCACCAAGCACCGACTCACTCCATTCAATCTCGTTGACATCTAGAATTCATATctcggaaaaagaagaagaagtacaTCTACTGTCCGAAGCAACTGAGATTCTGTTGTCGAAGTGGAGACGTCGAAACATGAGATCTATAGCAGCTTGCCTTCTGTCAATGACCATAACTAGTTTCCTTGAACGGAACGTTCGTGCAGGTCTGGTCCAAAAACTTCGGGGGGAGGCGAAGGGCACTCTTGGTCCTCACAGAAGGCGAACCCTGAGCCGTACGTTGTCCGTCGGGAAAACAGCGCTCTATTCCTTCACTTTtctcatttttttcttgcTTTATGACAGAAGGAAAAGCAGGAGGAAAACCTAGGGGGAAATCAGGAGGAACGTCAGGAGGCAAGCGGAATTCTTACACCACGACCTCGAATTCCAGCTACCTAGGCTGCCTTGGGCTGAGCTCCTCTGCATTACAGGAAATTTGGATATTCCCGGGCGAAGCGCCAAAGTGCGAGTATAGCCATCACGGTAGTCAGTCTGGAGTGAGTTCATCGTCTGGGGCAAGTTCTGGTGGACGCTCTTCATCAGAAGGAAGCTCCGACACTGAGTCTTCTGCAGATGGCGCTTCTTGTGGTTCCGGTGGCGACTCGTCTTCTGATGATTGTTCAGGCAACGATATTCAAGACAATGGAGGCGACCAGAACGGAACCGGCGGTAACATAAATACCAGTGGAGGTATTGACGACTCGAATGGTTCTCATAACGGCAATGACAgcatcaacaacaacaccgaAGTTCAAACCAATACTACTGAGAGTGAAGGAGGTAGCTGGAACAGCAGCCACCAAAGTGGCAACTACAATACTGAAACAGGCAACAATAGCGAGATTGgaagcaacgacaacgagaatAACGGTAGTGAAGTAAACGACGGAAATGGTGGCAACAACCAGGAAAACGGAAACGATGACGGAACCGGCGGGGATAGCGTTGCAGCCGATGATGAGGTTGGAGACGATACGGAAAATGTAGGGGCGGACGATGACAGCAATTTTGGCGACGATCAGATAGGTAATGGAAACAATATGAATGATGGGGAAAgcgaagaaaacgacaacaacgacggtCAAGACGGGCAAAATAGTAAAGACGATGATTTCATTGCAGAAAATGCGGACGATTCAATTGTATCAAATGAAGACTTTGACAACGTTAACGGAGACAATGGAGATGGACAATCAAGCGAGAACCAAAGCGACGACCGAGAAACGCAAGGCAATAATTCTGGGCAAGGAAGCGAATCTAATCCTTATGCCGACTTTGATGTTTCTACTTGCGACACGTACGAGAATCTGTGGCTTTGGGATTTGTCGCTGACTTGTGAAAGTGAGAACAACC encodes:
- a CDS encoding predicted protein, whose product is LAKSRNRLLQNIEGLFTGVSPEQVLDDLQDILLQADLGTKTAEDIVAEVKSLREDSTKMLSKDDLKSIMRGKLIEALNTELSGAIQFSPLVDKTPTVLFVMGANGMGKTTTIGKLAHRLRNEGNQTVLLAACDTFRAGAVEQLQQWAERAQVDMVGPSTKVTTPSAVLYAALDKGIAEKYDTILVDTSGRLSNNDQLTAELKKMKKVIQKRLSRENDEEGKPLPNLQVPHETLLVLDAAQGRMALDSAKVWNEEIGLSGLILTKLDGSARGGSVVAISRDIQLPVKLIGVGEGIEDLR
- a CDS encoding predicted protein, coding for MTEGKAGGKPRGKSGGTSGGKRNSYTTTSNSSYLGCLGLSSSALQEIWIFPGEAPKCEYSHHGSQSGVSSSSGASSGGRSSSEGSSDTESSADGASCGSGGDSSSDDCSGNDIQDNGGDQNGTGGNINTSGGIDDSNGSHNGNDSINNNTEVQTNTTESEGGSWNSSHQSGNYNTETGNNSEIGSNDNENNGSEVNDGNGGNNQENGNDDGTGGDSVAADDEVGDDTENVGADDDSNFGDDQIGNGNNMNDGESEENDNNDGQDGQNSKDDDFIAENADDSIVSNEDFDNVNGDNGDGQSSENQSDDRETQGNNSGQGSESNPYADFDVSTCDTYENLWLWDLSLTCESENNLKTCECSFAQELLRLGILSCQDASLCPTSCSICSTCMRILGCITGNAELNVASDSSNIFLILAAVASVVVFGVVYYAVRKRSNPSPELNAHLMGAGPFPIEAGSPELPESQIWLAPIVAPAQFQPSYLAAVASNDSSFAEPATVVNSRSLSSASSDDNVWLAPVV